A region from the Rosa rugosa chromosome 6, drRosRugo1.1, whole genome shotgun sequence genome encodes:
- the LOC133715246 gene encoding probable inactive receptor-like protein kinase At3g56050 isoform X1, with protein MKDQWRFNRFRDPLGVVGVVVVWLLFQNLSLCWSLNDEGLALLRFRERVVSDPFGALSNWNDEDGETDPCSWFGVECSNGKVVVLNLKDLCLGGTLSPELRNLVHIKSIILRNNSFMGIIPGGIGELKELEVLDLGYNNFSGTLPVDLDSNFSLRILLLDNNRLLSILSPEIYALEMLSQYQVDENQLSGATRESSCNERSISRNLANTEHFYHGRQLVAVNRPPNKQSKTEQSTPRSAPASSPSPSPSPSVPPPPTTPASPPSVSSPEPSPQESSPKESSSHRVAIMAGAIGGGGSLVILVVGLYFYGRNKVATVKPWATGLSGQLQKAFVTGIASFVMEKIDLCVPNLKRSEIQAACEDFSNVIGTSSPMGTVYKGTLSSGVEIAVASLAATSASGWGNNLELQFRKKIDTLSKVNHKNFVSLIGYCEEEEPFTRMMVFEYAPNGTLFEHLHIKEAEHLDWRMRMRISMGMAYCLEHMHQLKPPIAHNNLTSSAVQLTEDYAPKVSEVTFWNEIAEAEKQSSGSRLSDAQSTSLESNVYSFGVILFEIVTGRLPYSVDNDSLEDWASDYLRGEHPFKGMVDPTLESFQEEQLERIGEVIRICVHPDPRQRPPMRDVTARLREITGLTPDAVSPKLSTLWWAELELMSADAS; from the exons atGAAGGATCAGTGGAGGTTCAATCGGTTTAGAGACCCTTTGGGGGTTGTGGGTGTGGTGGTTGTGTGGTTGCTGTTTCAGAATCTGAGCTTGTGTTGGTCTTTGAATGATGAAG GTTTGGCGCTTTTGAGGTTTAGAGAGAGAGTAGTGAGTGACCCATTTGGTGCTTTGTCGAATTGGAATGATGAAGATGGAGAGACTGACCCTTGCTCTTGGTTTGGGGTTGAATGCTCCAATGGAAAAGTTGTAGTCTT GAACTTGAAAGATCTTTGTCTTGGAGGAACGTTATCACCTGAGCTCAGAAACCTTGTTCATATAAAGTCTAT TATTTTGCGCAACAACTCCTTTATGGGGATAATTCCTGGAGGGATCGGAGAGTTGAAGGAACTGGAGGTGTTAGACTTGGGATATAATAACTTCAGTGGAACACTTCCAGTAGACCTTGACAGTAATTTTTCATTGAGAATCCT GCTACTAGATAACAACAGGCTCCTTAGTATCTTATCTCCTGAGATTTATGCACTGGAGATGCTTTCCCAATATCAAGTCGACGAAAACCAACTTTCTGGTGCAACCAGAGAATCATCGTGCAATGAAAGATCCATTTCAAG GAACCTTGCTAATACTGAACACTTCTACCATGGGAGACAGCTGGTAGCAGTAAATCGTCCTCCCAACAAACAATCAAAGACAGAACAATCTACTCCTAGATCTGCACCTGCATCTTCACCTTCACCTTCACCTTCACCTTCTGTTCCGCCCCCACCAACCACACCTGCTTCTCCACCTTCAGTTTCCTCTCCTGAGCCTTCCCCCCAAGAAAGTTCCCCAAAGGAAAGTTCCAGTCATCGTGTTGCAATAATGGCTGGAGCCATAGGCGGTGGTGGTTCTCTTGTAATTTTAGTTGTTGGGTTGTATTTCTATGGACGCAACAAGGTAGCTACTGTCAAACCTTGGGCCACAGGATTAAGCGGGCAGCTTCAGAAAGCCTTTGTAACTGGTATTGCTTCTTTCGTAATGGAGAAAATTGATCTCT GTGTACCAAATCTTAAGAGATCGGAGATTCAAGCGGCTTGTGAAGATTTCAGTAATGTTATAGGTACTTCTTCACCGATGGGTACAGTGTACAAAGGAACATTATCCAGTGGTGTCGAAATTGCTGTGGCTTCTCTCGCAGCAACATCTGCCAGTGGTTGGGGCAACAATTTAGAGTTGCAGTTTAGGAAGAAG ATCGACACATTATCGAAAGTGAACCACAAGAATTTTGTCAGCCTTATTGGATATTGCGAGGAAGAAGAGCCTTTCACTAGAATGATGGTTTTTGAATATGCTCCCAATGGCACACTTTTCGAGCATTTACACA TAAAAGAAGCTGAGCACCTGGACTGGAGAATGCGAATGAGAATCTCAATGGGAATGGCCTACTGCCTTGAGCATATGCATCAGCTGAAGCCGCCTATAGCTCACAACAACTTGACTTCTTCAGCTGTCCAGCTAACCGAGGATTATGCACCGAAGGTCTCAGAAGTCACTTTCTGGAATGAGATAGCTGAAGCCGAGAAACAATCATCTGGCTCAAGACTTTCTGATGCACAATCAACAAGCCTGGAAAGTAATGTGTACAGTTTTGGTGTAATTTTGTTTGAAATCGTGACAGGTAGACTCCCTTATTCAGTAGACAATGACTCACTTGAAGACTGGGCTTCTGACTATTTGAGAGGGGAGCATCCCTTCAAGGGAATGGTTGATCCAACTCTAGAATCTTTCCAAGAGGAGCAGCTGGAGCGAATTGGAGAAGTAATAAGAATTTGTGTCCATCCTGACCCGAGACAAAGACCGCCAATGAGAGACGTCACTGCAAGGCTGAGAGAGATAACTGGACTTACACCTGATGCAGTATCCCCGAAACTCTCCACTCTTTGGTGGGCAGAGCTTGAACTTATGTCTGCAGATGCAAGCTAG
- the LOC133715246 gene encoding probable inactive receptor-like protein kinase At3g56050 isoform X3: MGIIPGGIGELKELEVLDLGYNNFSGTLPVDLDSNFSLRILLLDNNRLLSILSPEIYALEMLSQYQVDENQLSGATRESSCNERSISRNLANTEHFYHGRQLVAVNRPPNKQSKTEQSTPRSAPASSPSPSPSPSVPPPPTTPASPPSVSSPEPSPQESSPKESSSHRVAIMAGAIGGGGSLVILVVGLYFYGRNKVATVKPWATGLSGQLQKAFVTGIASFVMEKIDLCVPNLKRSEIQAACEDFSNVIGTSSPMGTVYKGTLSSGVEIAVASLAATSASGWGNNLELQFRKKIDTLSKVNHKNFVSLIGYCEEEEPFTRMMVFEYAPNGTLFEHLHIKEAEHLDWRMRMRISMGMAYCLEHMHQLKPPIAHNNLTSSAVQLTEDYAPKVSEVTFWNEIAEAEKQSSGSRLSDAQSTSLESNVYSFGVILFEIVTGRLPYSVDNDSLEDWASDYLRGEHPFKGMVDPTLESFQEEQLERIGEVIRICVHPDPRQRPPMRDVTARLREITGLTPDAVSPKLSTLWWAELELMSADAS; this comes from the exons ATGGGGATAATTCCTGGAGGGATCGGAGAGTTGAAGGAACTGGAGGTGTTAGACTTGGGATATAATAACTTCAGTGGAACACTTCCAGTAGACCTTGACAGTAATTTTTCATTGAGAATCCT GCTACTAGATAACAACAGGCTCCTTAGTATCTTATCTCCTGAGATTTATGCACTGGAGATGCTTTCCCAATATCAAGTCGACGAAAACCAACTTTCTGGTGCAACCAGAGAATCATCGTGCAATGAAAGATCCATTTCAAG GAACCTTGCTAATACTGAACACTTCTACCATGGGAGACAGCTGGTAGCAGTAAATCGTCCTCCCAACAAACAATCAAAGACAGAACAATCTACTCCTAGATCTGCACCTGCATCTTCACCTTCACCTTCACCTTCACCTTCTGTTCCGCCCCCACCAACCACACCTGCTTCTCCACCTTCAGTTTCCTCTCCTGAGCCTTCCCCCCAAGAAAGTTCCCCAAAGGAAAGTTCCAGTCATCGTGTTGCAATAATGGCTGGAGCCATAGGCGGTGGTGGTTCTCTTGTAATTTTAGTTGTTGGGTTGTATTTCTATGGACGCAACAAGGTAGCTACTGTCAAACCTTGGGCCACAGGATTAAGCGGGCAGCTTCAGAAAGCCTTTGTAACTGGTATTGCTTCTTTCGTAATGGAGAAAATTGATCTCT GTGTACCAAATCTTAAGAGATCGGAGATTCAAGCGGCTTGTGAAGATTTCAGTAATGTTATAGGTACTTCTTCACCGATGGGTACAGTGTACAAAGGAACATTATCCAGTGGTGTCGAAATTGCTGTGGCTTCTCTCGCAGCAACATCTGCCAGTGGTTGGGGCAACAATTTAGAGTTGCAGTTTAGGAAGAAG ATCGACACATTATCGAAAGTGAACCACAAGAATTTTGTCAGCCTTATTGGATATTGCGAGGAAGAAGAGCCTTTCACTAGAATGATGGTTTTTGAATATGCTCCCAATGGCACACTTTTCGAGCATTTACACA TAAAAGAAGCTGAGCACCTGGACTGGAGAATGCGAATGAGAATCTCAATGGGAATGGCCTACTGCCTTGAGCATATGCATCAGCTGAAGCCGCCTATAGCTCACAACAACTTGACTTCTTCAGCTGTCCAGCTAACCGAGGATTATGCACCGAAGGTCTCAGAAGTCACTTTCTGGAATGAGATAGCTGAAGCCGAGAAACAATCATCTGGCTCAAGACTTTCTGATGCACAATCAACAAGCCTGGAAAGTAATGTGTACAGTTTTGGTGTAATTTTGTTTGAAATCGTGACAGGTAGACTCCCTTATTCAGTAGACAATGACTCACTTGAAGACTGGGCTTCTGACTATTTGAGAGGGGAGCATCCCTTCAAGGGAATGGTTGATCCAACTCTAGAATCTTTCCAAGAGGAGCAGCTGGAGCGAATTGGAGAAGTAATAAGAATTTGTGTCCATCCTGACCCGAGACAAAGACCGCCAATGAGAGACGTCACTGCAAGGCTGAGAGAGATAACTGGACTTACACCTGATGCAGTATCCCCGAAACTCTCCACTCTTTGGTGGGCAGAGCTTGAACTTATGTCTGCAGATGCAAGCTAG
- the LOC133717177 gene encoding protein VAPYRIN-like: protein MENSKLVQVSEQEVRIDFTLNQKCRANVRLTSLSSTCPVAFKVQTSSPDKFLVKPPTGLIPPLSFATFQVVLKPQSHLPASFPRSPADRFLIKTAEFFPSAGANSDSLDSWFRGAHTRDLKLKVAFVGPVLLRHAVRGGDCEAVRNIIRRQRTILAELTPGEAESLLRVATELAEPERMINLLLEAGLRIEAGLRLDQVDEELVRNGMDELRVAEPSDRFASVLGFRESGPSTAEDPSRISKGHGHRPRVATDSDKLELGEQMLMAARIGDLRDVELLFLKGADISYCDQYGLTALHAAAIKGHKEVVLMLVEFGLDLESRDSEGHAPLHLAVVGGNLETVEMLIQNGANVNAKSKSGATPLYMATAMGYDDITEFLISRGG from the exons ATGGAGAATTCGAAACTGGTCCAAGTCTCGGAGCAAGAGGTCCGAATCGACTTCACCCTCAACCAAAAATGCCGCGCCAACGTCCGCCTGACCTCCCTGAGCTCCACGTGCCCCGTCGCCTTCAAGGTCCAGACCTCCTCTCCTGACAAGTTCCTCGTCAAGCCCCCCACCGGCCTCATCCCTCCCTTATCCTTCGCCACCTTCCAGGTCGTCCTCAAGCCCCAGTCCCACCTCCCCGCCTCCTTCCCCCGCTCCCCCGCCGACCGCTTCCTCATCAAGACCGCCGAGTTCTTCCCCTCCGCCGGCGCCAACTCCGACTCCCTCGACTCCTGGTTCAGGGGGGCCCACACTCGCGACCTCAAGCTCAAGGTCGCCTTCGTGGGCCCCGTTCTTCTGCGGCACGCCGTGCGCGGCGGGGATTGCGAGGCGGTCAGGAATATAATCAGGCGGCAGAGGACGATTCTGGCGGAGCTGACGCCAGGGGAGGCCGAGTCGCTGCTCCGAGTCGCGACCGAGTTGGCCGAGCCGGAGAGGATGATTAATTTGCTGCTTGAGGCCGGGTTGAGGATCGAGGCGGGTCTGAGGTTGGATCAGGTGGATGAGGAATTGGTGCGGAACGGGATGGATGAGCTACGCGTGGCGGAGCCTTCTGATCGGTTTGCTAGTGTTCTGGGTTTTAGGGAATCTGGACCGTCGACAGCAGAAGACCCCAGCAGGATAAGTAAAGGTCATGGCCATCGTCCACGAGTTGCCACTGATAGTGAT AAGCTAGAATTGGGGGAACAAATGTTGATGGCAGCGCGAATCGGGGATTTGAGAGATGTGGAACTGTTGTTTCTTAAAGGAGCAGACATCAGCTACTGTGATCAATATGGCTTGACAGCTCTTCATGCGGCAGCCATTAAAGGGCACAAGGAGGTTGTTCTGATGCTGGTCGAATTTGGGCTAGACTTGGAATCCAGAGACAGTGAAGGCCATGCGCCGCTGCATTTGGCGGTTGTGGGGGGAAACTTGGAGACGGTTGAGATGTTGATACAGAATGGGGCTAATGTGAATGCCAAGAGCAAGAGTGGGGCTACTCCTTTGTACATGGCCACAGCTATGGGGTATGATGATATCACTGAGTTTCTTATCAGCAGAGGAGGCTGA
- the LOC133715246 gene encoding probable inactive receptor-like protein kinase At3g56050 isoform X2: MKDQWRFNRFRDPLGVVGVVVVWLLFQNLSLCWSLNDEGLALLRFRERVVSDPFGALSNWNDEDGETDPCSWFGVECSNGKVVVLNLKDLCLGGTLSPELRNLVHIKSIILRNNSFMGIIPGGIGELKELEVLDLGYNNFSGTLPVDLDSNFSLRILLLDNNRLLSILSPEIYALEMLSQYQVDENQLSGATRESSCNERSISRNLANTEHFYHGRQLVAVNRPPNKQSKTEQSTPRSAPASSPSPSPSPSVPPPPTTPASPPSVSSPEPSPQESSPKESSSHRVAIMAGAIGGGGSLVILVVGLYFYGRNKVATVKPWATGLSGQLQKAFVTGVPNLKRSEIQAACEDFSNVIGTSSPMGTVYKGTLSSGVEIAVASLAATSASGWGNNLELQFRKKIDTLSKVNHKNFVSLIGYCEEEEPFTRMMVFEYAPNGTLFEHLHIKEAEHLDWRMRMRISMGMAYCLEHMHQLKPPIAHNNLTSSAVQLTEDYAPKVSEVTFWNEIAEAEKQSSGSRLSDAQSTSLESNVYSFGVILFEIVTGRLPYSVDNDSLEDWASDYLRGEHPFKGMVDPTLESFQEEQLERIGEVIRICVHPDPRQRPPMRDVTARLREITGLTPDAVSPKLSTLWWAELELMSADAS; this comes from the exons atGAAGGATCAGTGGAGGTTCAATCGGTTTAGAGACCCTTTGGGGGTTGTGGGTGTGGTGGTTGTGTGGTTGCTGTTTCAGAATCTGAGCTTGTGTTGGTCTTTGAATGATGAAG GTTTGGCGCTTTTGAGGTTTAGAGAGAGAGTAGTGAGTGACCCATTTGGTGCTTTGTCGAATTGGAATGATGAAGATGGAGAGACTGACCCTTGCTCTTGGTTTGGGGTTGAATGCTCCAATGGAAAAGTTGTAGTCTT GAACTTGAAAGATCTTTGTCTTGGAGGAACGTTATCACCTGAGCTCAGAAACCTTGTTCATATAAAGTCTAT TATTTTGCGCAACAACTCCTTTATGGGGATAATTCCTGGAGGGATCGGAGAGTTGAAGGAACTGGAGGTGTTAGACTTGGGATATAATAACTTCAGTGGAACACTTCCAGTAGACCTTGACAGTAATTTTTCATTGAGAATCCT GCTACTAGATAACAACAGGCTCCTTAGTATCTTATCTCCTGAGATTTATGCACTGGAGATGCTTTCCCAATATCAAGTCGACGAAAACCAACTTTCTGGTGCAACCAGAGAATCATCGTGCAATGAAAGATCCATTTCAAG GAACCTTGCTAATACTGAACACTTCTACCATGGGAGACAGCTGGTAGCAGTAAATCGTCCTCCCAACAAACAATCAAAGACAGAACAATCTACTCCTAGATCTGCACCTGCATCTTCACCTTCACCTTCACCTTCACCTTCTGTTCCGCCCCCACCAACCACACCTGCTTCTCCACCTTCAGTTTCCTCTCCTGAGCCTTCCCCCCAAGAAAGTTCCCCAAAGGAAAGTTCCAGTCATCGTGTTGCAATAATGGCTGGAGCCATAGGCGGTGGTGGTTCTCTTGTAATTTTAGTTGTTGGGTTGTATTTCTATGGACGCAACAAGGTAGCTACTGTCAAACCTTGGGCCACAGGATTAAGCGGGCAGCTTCAGAAAGCCTTTGTAACTG GTGTACCAAATCTTAAGAGATCGGAGATTCAAGCGGCTTGTGAAGATTTCAGTAATGTTATAGGTACTTCTTCACCGATGGGTACAGTGTACAAAGGAACATTATCCAGTGGTGTCGAAATTGCTGTGGCTTCTCTCGCAGCAACATCTGCCAGTGGTTGGGGCAACAATTTAGAGTTGCAGTTTAGGAAGAAG ATCGACACATTATCGAAAGTGAACCACAAGAATTTTGTCAGCCTTATTGGATATTGCGAGGAAGAAGAGCCTTTCACTAGAATGATGGTTTTTGAATATGCTCCCAATGGCACACTTTTCGAGCATTTACACA TAAAAGAAGCTGAGCACCTGGACTGGAGAATGCGAATGAGAATCTCAATGGGAATGGCCTACTGCCTTGAGCATATGCATCAGCTGAAGCCGCCTATAGCTCACAACAACTTGACTTCTTCAGCTGTCCAGCTAACCGAGGATTATGCACCGAAGGTCTCAGAAGTCACTTTCTGGAATGAGATAGCTGAAGCCGAGAAACAATCATCTGGCTCAAGACTTTCTGATGCACAATCAACAAGCCTGGAAAGTAATGTGTACAGTTTTGGTGTAATTTTGTTTGAAATCGTGACAGGTAGACTCCCTTATTCAGTAGACAATGACTCACTTGAAGACTGGGCTTCTGACTATTTGAGAGGGGAGCATCCCTTCAAGGGAATGGTTGATCCAACTCTAGAATCTTTCCAAGAGGAGCAGCTGGAGCGAATTGGAGAAGTAATAAGAATTTGTGTCCATCCTGACCCGAGACAAAGACCGCCAATGAGAGACGTCACTGCAAGGCTGAGAGAGATAACTGGACTTACACCTGATGCAGTATCCCCGAAACTCTCCACTCTTTGGTGGGCAGAGCTTGAACTTATGTCTGCAGATGCAAGCTAG
- the LOC133715248 gene encoding non-classical arabinogalactan protein 30-like: MAGRQLIVLVSSLLLTALAFFPSTTATEHQKKIDVVVEGMVYCQSCDHSGTWSMTGAKPIPSAKISVICKNHKDQVSFYKAFQTNADGYFYAHLDGFKMNHMLDHPLQACHVKPVSSPLEDCRLLSNINYGLSGAPLRYEDKRVMGSSYEAVVFSAGPLAFRPASCAPKTHY, encoded by the coding sequence ATGGCAGGCAGGCAGCTTATAGTCCTCGTTTCGTCCCTCCTCCTCACCGCACTCGCCTTCTTCCCTTCCACAACCGCGACCGAACATCAGAAAAAGATTGACGTGGTTGTGGAAGGCATGGTGTACTGCCAGAGCTGTGATCACTCTGGAACGTGGTCCATGACCGGTGCTAAACCAATCCCTTCGGCTAAAATCAGTGTCATCTGCAAGAACCACAAGGACCAAGTCAGCTTCTACAAGGCTTTCCAAACAAATGCTGATGGTTACTTCTATGCACACCTTGATGGCTTCAAAATGAACCACATGTTGGACCATCCCCTCCAGGCTTGCCATGTCAAACCGGTCTCTTCACCTCTCGAAGACTGCAGGTTGCTCAGCAACATCAACTATGGCCTCTCTGGAGCTCCACTTCGTTATGAAGACAAGAGAGTGATGGGAAGCAGTTATGAAGCTGTGGTGTTTTCTGCAGGGCCTTTGGCTTTTCGCCCTGCGTCTTGCGCTCCGAAAACTCACTACTAA
- the LOC133716909 gene encoding uncharacterized protein At5g39865-like has protein sequence MSTTVLLRLWARGVEGPSGCKVRNGDQRVVIYYTSLRVVRRTFEDCRVVRSILGGFRVPIDERDLSMDSKFVQELEEVTGSKDLNLPMVFVSGDYIGGAEEVRQLHESGELKTILQGLPVVESKTCDVCGGLRFILCQTCNGSHKLYRQKDGFCPCMDCNMNGMITCPSCSTAGQ, from the coding sequence ATGTCCACCACGGTCCTCCTGCGCCTCTGGGCTCGCGGCGTAGAGGGCCCAAGTGGCTGCAAAGTGCGCAACGGAGACCAACGTGTAGTGATTTACTACACGAGTCTCCGTGTGGTGCGGAGGACCTTTGAGGATTGCAGGGTGGTCAGATCGATCCTCGGAGGGTTTCGGGTCCCCATTGACGAGCGAGATCTGTCAATGGACTCCAAGTTTGTACAGGAGCTGGAGGAGGTCACTGGGAGCAAGGACTTGAACTTGCCCATGGTTTTCGTCAGCGGAGACTACATTGGTGGCGCCGAGGAGGTGAGGCAGCTCCATGAAAGCGGAGAGCTAAAGACAATACTCCAAGGACTCCCGGTGGTGGAGTCCAAAACTTGTGATGTGTGCGGAGGGCTGAGATTTATTCTCTGCCAGACTTGCAACGGAAGCCACAAACTCTACAGACAGAAAGATGGGTTTTGCCCTTGTATGGACTGTAACATGAATGGCATGATTACGTGCCCTTCATGTTCAACTGCGGGACAGTAA
- the LOC133714663 gene encoding peptide-N4-(N-acetyl-beta-glucosaminyl)asparagine amidase A translates to MYGLLSLLLLLLRFFAAAVSASSTSFPDRFTSSSLRRHKSQEYFELGRPLSSDLLPPSCYRRVLTHSFANTINGPPFSAPYSPPPPSESSVCSAPWSHVALEFRAKCKGEQYDRIAGIWLGGVELLRTSTAEPTEKGIFWKVRKDITKYSSVLARCDLNLTMMLENVVDRVFTGVYHVEVHFLYYKANVAVSEPRVSSILADQTFNGQKLGIVVPEEPADLIVPISDDGDRGFWFRIDSESDLPSKQIQLPRNTRRVVLELYVSFHGNDEFWYSNPPNLYITTNNLTTGRGNGAYREIFVTVDGELVGSEVPFPVVFTGGINPLFWEPVVAIGAFNLPSYDFELTPFLGKLLDKKAHSFGIGVTDGISYWLVNANLHIWLDHKSKAVKAKSNSFPSPAIEVKRNARFKKLDGSFRIKARRRSDFVGWVKSSSGNYTTTFSQKYKFSSSVSFGKNGTYKSVNQKVKAEKEVRVVSETGVVVLRTRVKGRYPIDVFTATLPGKKKDTYVLLTNVTHLVKERSWHGGYLSRVNNIQDSRGWMEVRDHSVLSGTADTRQSFGYKDNFGCYSRTIGAVDGSLIRDNSSFHCISAA, encoded by the coding sequence ATGTACggcctcctctctctcctcctcctcctcctccgcttCTTCGCCGCCGCAGTCTCCGCCTCCTCCACCTCCTTCCCGGACCGTTTCACCTCCTCCTCTCTCCGGCGTCACAAATCCCAAGAATACTTCGAGCTCGGCCGTCCTCTGTCGTCCGATCTCCTCCCCCCGTCCTGCTACCGCCGCGTCCTCACCCACTCCTTCGCCAACACCATCAACGGCCCTCCCTTCTCCGCCCCATACTCCCCTCCGCCGCCCTCCGAATCCTCCGTTTGCTCCGCCCCATGGTCCCACGTCGCCCTCGAGTTTCGCGCCAAATGCAAAGGCGAGCAGTACGACCGCATCGCCGGGATCTGGCTCGGCGGCGTTGAGCTCCTCCGTACCAGCACCGCCGAGCCGACCGAGAAGGGAATCTTCTGGAAGGTTCGCAAGGACATCACTAAATACTCCTCCGTCCTAGCTCGCTGCGATCTCAACCTCACCATGATGCTCGAGAACGTCGTCGATCGCGTCTTCACTGGCGTTTACCACGTCGAGGTTCATTTCCTCTATTACAAGGCAAACGTCGCCGTTTCGGAGCCTAGGGTTTCTTCGATCCTTGCAGATCAAACTTTCAACGGTCAAAAATTGGGGATCGTTGTTCCCGAGGAGCCTGCCGATTTGATAGTTCCGATCTCCGACGACGGCGACAGAGGGTTTTGGTTCAGAATCGACAGCGAATCGGATCTCCCTTCCAAGCAAATCCAACTCCCTCGGAACACACGACGTGTCGTTCTTGAGCTCTACGTTTCGTTTCACGGCAACGACGAGTTCTGGTACTCGAATCCGCCGAATCTATACATCACGACGAACAATCTTACCACCGGACGAGGAAATGGAGCTTACAGAGAGATTTTCGTGACGGTTGACGGCGAGTTGGTGGGATCGGAGGTGCCGTTTCCGGTGGTCTTCACCGGCGGGATCAATCCGTTGTTTTGGGAACCggtggtggccatcggagcttTCAACCTTCCTTCTTACGATTTCGAATTGACGCCGTTTCTGGGGAAGCTTCTGGATAAGAAGGCTCATAGCTTTGGAATTGGAGTGACCGATGGAATTTCATATTGGCTTGTTAATGCCAACTTACACATTTGGTTGGATCATAAATCCAAGGCTGTGAAAGCTAAATCAAACTCGTTTCCTTCGCCGGCGATTGAAGTGAAGCGTAATGCTCGGTTCAAAAAGCTTGACGGGTCGTTCAGGATCAAGGCAAGGAGGAGGAGTGACTTTGTGGGGTGGGTTAAGTCGAGCTCAGGGAACTACACTACCACATTCTCGCAGAAGTACAAGTTCAGCAGCTCGGTTAGTTTTGGGAAGAACGGGACGTACAAATCGGTGAACCAGAAGGTCAAGGCTGAGAAGGAAGTGAGGGTTGTGAGTGAGACTGGTGTGGTGGTTCTTAGAACTAGGGTTAAGGGAAGGTACCCTATTGATGTTTTTACAGCTACTCTACCAGGTAAGAAGAAAGACACCTATGTGCTCCTCACCAATGTCACGCATTTGGTGAAGGAGAGGAGCTGGCACGGGGGATATTTGAGCCGTGTTAACAACATTCAAGATTCAAGAGGGTGGATGGAGGTCAGGGATCATTCTGTTCTTTCTGGAACAGCAGACACTCGGCAGAGTTTCGGTTACAAAGATAACTTTGGCTGCTACTCGCGCACTATTGGCGCTGTTGATGGCAGCTTGATCAGGGATAATTCCAGCTTTCATTGCATATCTGCTGCATGA